One window of Candidatus Dependentiae bacterium genomic DNA carries:
- a CDS encoding nucleoside monophosphate kinase, translating into MSQLHKDIVIFLGPPGSGKGSLSQLCVRRLGWMQFSTGNLCREHIANATDIGKQIDFAIKCGKLISDSLIIEMVEEWLRLQLMQPRAIILDGFPRTTVQATALHKLLKSDDFKDVNLHVVKMSVPDERIIKRLSARLICRNNKCQAVYSLHPEASLKPRQEMVCNECEDILVRRPDDEENAIKERLLIYHKHELDLINFYTSVDQPITLLNVERSLEDVYAQLINCVGVEFS; encoded by the coding sequence TTGAGCCAATTACATAAAGATATAGTAATTTTTCTTGGTCCACCTGGTTCTGGTAAAGGTTCATTGTCACAATTATGTGTTAGGCGACTAGGATGGATGCAGTTTTCTACAGGTAATCTCTGCAGAGAGCACATTGCTAATGCAACAGATATAGGAAAACAAATAGATTTTGCTATAAAATGTGGTAAACTTATTTCTGATAGCCTTATAATTGAAATGGTAGAAGAATGGCTTCGGTTGCAGTTAATGCAACCGCGAGCAATAATTCTTGATGGTTTTCCACGTACAACAGTTCAAGCTACTGCTTTGCATAAGCTTTTGAAATCTGATGACTTTAAAGATGTAAATTTGCATGTAGTAAAAATGAGTGTTCCTGATGAGCGCATAATAAAGCGCTTATCAGCTCGGTTAATTTGTCGAAACAACAAATGCCAAGCGGTTTACTCATTGCATCCAGAAGCGTCTTTAAAGCCCAGACAAGAAATGGTATGCAATGAATGCGAAGATATTTTAGTACGTCGACCAGATGACGAAGAAAATGCTATAAAAGAACGTCTGCTTATTTATCATAAGCATGAGTTGGATCTTATTAATTTTTATACAAGTGTTGATCAACCTATTACGTTACTAAATGTAGAGCGATCACTTGAAGATGTGTACGCTCAACTTATTAATTGTGTAGGTGTTGAATTTTCATGA
- the map gene encoding type I methionyl aminopeptidase: protein MITIKDNQAIEKMATAGRLLGQMLENIKELLVPDISTLELDTWIASYLKQHNLVSSTKGYMGYKHSSCISVNDEVVHGVPQAATKLKQGDLVKIDVCAAFSGYCADMARCFFIGSASVEAQNFVATAYSALDKGIEKAVVGGRLTDISAAIQAEVEYYNYGIVREFAGHGIGKKMHEDPEILNYGKPGCGPVLKAGMAFAIEPMITMGNHRINILRDGWTVKTVDKSLAAHVEDTVIITQQGPRIITRL from the coding sequence ATGATTACTATTAAAGATAATCAAGCTATTGAAAAGATGGCTACAGCAGGTAGACTGCTCGGCCAAATGCTTGAAAATATAAAAGAATTATTAGTACCTGATATATCTACTCTTGAGCTTGATACCTGGATAGCAAGTTATTTAAAACAACATAATTTAGTGTCAAGTACTAAAGGATATATGGGGTATAAACACTCTAGTTGTATATCAGTAAACGATGAAGTAGTACACGGTGTACCTCAAGCAGCTACGAAGTTAAAGCAAGGTGACCTTGTTAAAATTGATGTATGCGCTGCTTTTAGTGGTTATTGTGCAGATATGGCTCGTTGCTTTTTTATAGGCAGTGCATCTGTTGAAGCACAAAACTTTGTTGCTACAGCTTATAGTGCTCTTGATAAAGGCATTGAAAAAGCTGTAGTAGGTGGTCGCTTAACTGATATATCAGCTGCTATCCAAGCAGAGGTTGAGTACTATAATTATGGCATAGTAAGAGAGTTTGCTGGTCATGGTATTGGCAAAAAGATGCATGAGGATCCTGAAATATTAAATTATGGAAAACCTGGGTGTGGACCTGTACTTAAAGCAGGAATGGCTTTTGCTATTGAGCCTATGATTACTATGGGTAATCACCGTATTAATATATTGCGCGACGGGTGGACGGTTAAAACTGTCGATAAAAGCTTGGCTGCTCATGTAGAAGATACGGTTATTATAACTCAGCAGGGTCCAAGAATCATAACAAGATTATAA
- the infA gene encoding translation initiation factor IF-1 — translation MSTNPKDDVIRVDGIVKETLPNAMFRVEIEGGHVVLGHVSGKMRMNYIRILPGDKVALELSPYDLTRGRIVLRYKS, via the coding sequence ATGAGTACGAATCCAAAAGATGATGTAATAAGAGTTGATGGTATTGTTAAAGAAACACTACCCAATGCTATGTTTCGAGTTGAAATTGAAGGTGGTCACGTTGTTCTTGGACACGTTTCAGGTAAAATGCGCATGAACTACATTCGAATTTTACCAGGAGACAAAGTCGCTCTTGAACTTTCCCCTTACGATTTAACCCGTGGCCGTATTGTATTACGGTATAAGAGCTAG
- the rpmJ gene encoding 50S ribosomal protein L36 encodes MKVRTSVKRICRDCRVINREGIVRVICKKNPRHKQRQG; translated from the coding sequence ATGAAAGTAAGAACATCAGTAAAAAGAATATGCCGCGATTGCCGTGTGATTAATCGCGAAGGCATTGTACGTGTAATTTGTAAAAAAAATCCTCGACACAAGCAACGTCAAGGTTAA
- the rpsM gene encoding 30S ribosomal protein S13, with amino-acid sequence MARIEGVNLPREKRIEYALPYVFGIGLKTARDILNKLEINLDTRVKSLSDEEVASIQKEISSGYVTEGDLRKEIRLNIKRLQDIGSYRGSRHKKSLPTRGQRTKTNARTRKGPRKAGSAVALKRKVTKK; translated from the coding sequence ATGGCTAGAATAGAAGGTGTTAATCTTCCTCGTGAAAAACGCATTGAATATGCATTGCCGTATGTTTTTGGTATTGGATTAAAAACGGCACGCGACATTTTAAATAAATTAGAAATCAATCTTGATACACGTGTTAAAAGTCTTTCTGATGAAGAAGTAGCTTCAATACAAAAAGAGATCTCTTCAGGATATGTTACTGAAGGTGACTTGCGTAAAGAAATCAGACTTAACATTAAACGTCTTCAAGACATTGGATCATATCGTGGTTCACGACATAAAAAGTCATTACCAACACGTGGTCAAAGAACAAAAACCAATGCTCGTACACGTAAGGGACCACGTAAAGCAGGTTCAGCGGTAGCATTAAAACGTAAAGTAACTAAAAAATAA